A window of the Megalopta genalis isolate 19385.01 chromosome 2, iyMegGena1_principal, whole genome shotgun sequence genome harbors these coding sequences:
- the LOC117225319 gene encoding androglobin: MGIIDPVEYFVPIRSLKIVSPLKEFDESVVGKYTAMTVDETNREVTADPAHTSEKSEKKSRRDKSKESKSQKESSKKSPGKVEEAGRSLPDISFWADFNKLEPYIRDVHFFYKLDYFDYTARISDRFRGAEGSVQKPESKKSGKTGSRGASPVPGTKEETKFVDVYHWPRGLSRTRNEPLYIFTDSTDSKFFLISFATFQMPGEPQLPPTNSRENSIDPPPEPGFAESAASRDYLIVERHSWFHRQKYGNDLVHLPTAGTRATVLELEPGRHLLRVYCGFEGNCFTTISSDTIFHVGDRRKMYELMTTESDTIDQTVKHISNCVSNAYQSFGTDRFQEAMKMYYKSYMPPEPAQKKRIKIFYHFIHACFISEEARLIKELVPKDEARGILRALKILFLNPLIGEQVNPFSLALKAIRDGSTPRTSIERSRHLAETSIENGILDKDYFASVIQSFFRGIVIRKYKRIHSPKHEEHQEVLENLLKVVELFNYNKRESLASQLFRYILKHFDRLRDMYPSSKEFEFTIQKQELTGTLPALKPGQWTPIVRLLVNARVQETVFASVDLFVNLPRYCVRVFNNDTKQEMLRVVNNVVPSRYEHTNLGYTVLAYGWADDQPTRDAPWSLLVVTKKAEPVFYTMDDSPSSKLQAPPLVTQELSNYYIPNNRGCIAKWIARVTKPTVASFRLSTSYDNVKIHLRVMDADEDTLSEINGTSVVILPLAYLGLTTEPSTVHFKFESSGERRLTGVSANNDQADRVPNGDGSGDAKDSIQKLDVNASGISAQTLILRTYYVEAFALDESWPLSKSEWAVVTQVKSRRAGSIVRAKPSVVSLGKPAKSESSRLRRTSRTSSEIGLLEKPYWVLQVVTDSGSGFEIAEDKSKEEKIGKMKEAWFAENPDSMARGKQLREEFRKKHEIVPEVSEIDTRKRHMSECCPDVPRSMLEERTLEPPRSFRKLPLLKLSDYEVKEDEEDVPWLKTIYDEEILRNTRLAHIIYAQEDYNYSIEELSGLMKNRKERYRMLFQEHQGQLSKRRTIVEDVYELRKSYIATMKSESGKGSRKSMKTRSSKSKKV, from the exons ATGGGAATAATTGACCCGGTCGAGTACTTTGTCCCGATCCGTTCCCTGAAGATCGTCAGTCCCCTGAAAGAATTCGACGAAAGCGTGGTCGGCAAATACACTGCGATGACCGTTGACGAAACCAACCGAGAAGTCACCGCCGATCCTGCACACACATCGGAGAAGTCCGAGAAGAAGAGCCGTCGCGACAAGTCGAAGGAGTCGAAGAGCCAGAAGGAGTCGTCTAAGAAGTCGCCAGGGAAGGTCGAAGAGGCCGGGAGGAGCCTGCCGGACATCAGCTTCTGGGCGGACTTCAACAAGCTGGAGCCGTACATCAGGGACGTCCACTTCTTCTACAAGCTAGACTACTTCGACTACACCGCCAGAATCTCGGATCGCTTCCGAGGCGCCGAAGGAAGCGTTCAGAAACCGGAGTCGAAGAAGAGTGGCAAAACGGGGAGCAGAGGAGCTTCTCCCGTCCCGGGTACTAAGGAGGAGACGAAGTTCGTGGACGTCTATCACTGGCCCCGGGGGTTGTCGAGGACCAGGAACGAGCCGTTGTACATCTTCACCGACTCCACGGACAGCAAGTTCTTCCTGATCAGCTTCGCCACGTTCCAGATGCCCGGGGAGCCTCAGCTCCCGCCGACTAATTCCAGAGAGAACAGCATCGATCCGCCACCGGAGCCAGGCTTCGCTGAATCCGCGGCGAGCAGGGACTATCTGATCGTCGAGAGACACAGCTGGTTCCACAGACAGAAGTACGGCAACGACCTGGTCCATCTTCCGACAGCGGGCACCAGGGCGACCGTGCTGGAGCTGGAGCCCGGAAGACACTTGCTGCGAGTTTACTGCGGCTTCGAGGGCAACTGCTTCACGACCATCTCCTCGGACACGATCTTCCACGTGGGCGACCGCCGGAAGATGTACGAGCTGATGACCACGGAGTCCGACACGATCGACCAGACGGTGAAGCACATCAGCAACTGCGTGAGCAACGCGTACCAGTCGTTCGGCACCGACAGGTTCCAGGAGGCGATGAAGATGTACTACAAGAGCTACATGCCGCCGGAGCCCGCCCAGAAGAAGAGGATCAAGATCTTCTACCACTTCATACACGCGTGCTTCATCAGCGAGGAGGCCAGGCTGATCAAGGAGCTCGTGCCGAAGGACGAGGCGCGAGGCATCCTCAGGGCGCTCAAGATACTTTTCCTGAATCCTTTGATCGGAGAACAGGTGAATCCGTTCTCGCTAGCGTTGAAAGCCATCAGGGACGGCAGCACGCCTAGAACCTCGATCGAGAGGAGCAGGCACCTCGCCGAAACCTCGATCGAGAACGGTATCCTGGACAAGGACTACTTCGCGTCCGTTATCCAGTCCTTCTTCAGGGGGATTGTGATCAGGAAGTACAAGCGGATCCACAGCCCCAAGCACGAGGAGCACCAGGAGGTCCTGGAGAATTTGCTGAAGGTGGTGGAGCTGTTCAATTACAACAAGAGGGAGTCCTTGGCCAGCCAGCTGTTCAGGTACATCTTGAAGCACTTCGACAGGCTCCGGGACATGTATCCGTCCTCCAAGGAGTTCGAGTTCACGATCCAGAAGCAAGAGCTGACCGGGACGTTGCCAGCACTGAAGCCGGGTCAGTGGACACCCATCGTCAGGCTGCTGGTGAACGCTCGCGTCCAGGAAACCGTATTCGCGAGCGTCGACCTGTTCGTCAACTTGCCCAG GTACTGCGTGCGCGTCTTCAACAACGACACCAAGCAGGAGATGCTGCGGGTGGTGAACAACGTGGTGCCGTCGCGCTACGAGCACACCAACTTAGGGTACACGGTGCTCGCCTACGGCTGGGCCGACGATCAGCCAACGAGAGACGCGCCCTGGTCCCTGCTCGTCGTCACCAAGAAAGCGGAGCCGGTCTTTTACACCATGGACGACAGTCCGTCCAGCAAACTGCAGGCTCCTCCGCTGGTCACCCAGGAGCTGAGCAACTACTACATACCCAACAACAGGGGTTGCATCGCGAAGTGGATCGCTCGGGTCACCAAACCTACCGTGGCGTCCTTCCGGCTGAGCACGTCCTACGACAACGTGAAGATCCACCTGAGAGTGATGGACGCCGACGAGGATACACTGTCCGAGATAAACGGAACATCGGTGGTCATCCTGCCCCTTGCTTACCTGGGCCTGACAACGGAGCCCAGCACCGTGCACTTCAAATTCGAATCTTCCGGCGAGCGCAGACTGACCGGCGTCAGCGCTAACAACGACCAAGCAGA CCGAGTTCCGAACGGAGATGGGAGTGGCGACGCGAAAGATTCCATCCAGAAGCTCGATGTCAACGCGAGCGGAATCAGCGCGCAGACGCTGATCCTTCGTACTTATTACGTGGAGGCCTTCGCTCTCGACGAAAGCTGGCCCCTCAGCAAGTCGGAGTGGGCCGTGGTGACACAGGTGAAATCTAGACGCGCTGGATCTATCGTTCGAGCGAAGCCGTCCGTCGTCAGCTTAGGCAAGCCGGCGAAGTCCGAGTCGTCCAGGCTCAGGAGGACTTCCAGAACCTCCAGCGAAATCGGTCTGCTGGAGAAGCCTTACTGGGTCCTCCAGGTGGTCACCGATTCCGGGAGCGGCTTCGAG ATAGCGGAGGACAAATCGAAGGAAGAGAAAATCGGAAAGATGAAGGAAGCCTGGTTCGCGGAGAATCCGGACAGCATGGCGCGCGGCAAGCAGCTTCGTGAAGAGTTCCGAAAGAAACACGAGATCGTGCCAGAGGTCTCCGAAATAGACACCAGGAAGAGGCACATGAGCGAGTGTTGCCCGGACGTTCCGAGGTCCATGTTAGAGGAACGAACCCTGGAGCctcctcgttcgtttcgcaagcttCCTCTGCTGAAACTGTCCGATTACGAGGTGAaagaggacgaggaggacgtCCCGTGGTTGAAGACGATCTACGACGAGGAGATCCTGAGGAACACGCGATTGGCGCACATCATTTACGCCCAGGAGGACTATAATTACTCTATCGAGGAGTTGAGCGGACTGATGAAAAACCGAAAGGAACGGTATCGGATGCTTTTCCAGGAACACCAAGGTCAGCTGTCCAAGAGGAGGACCATCGTGGAGGACGTTTACGAGTTGCGGAAGTCTTATATCGCGACCATGAAGTCGGAGAGCGGCAAGGGCAGCAGGAAGAGCATGAAGACCAGGAGTTCGAAGTCCAAGAAAGTTTGA